In Drosophila bipectinata strain 14024-0381.07 chromosome 2R, DbipHiC1v2, whole genome shotgun sequence, one genomic interval encodes:
- the Zasp52 gene encoding PDZ and LIM domain protein Zasp isoform X5 has product MFLLCLMFFWPSVRRLGVVRVLISLISRSALEEMAQPQLLQIKLSRFDAQPWGFRLQGGVDFAQPLLVQKVNAGSLSEQAGLQPGDAVIKINDVDVFNFRHKDAQDIVVRSGNNFVITVQRGGSTWRPQVTPTGNVPQPNSPYLQTVTKTSLAHKQQDSQHIGCGYNNAARPFANGGDGGVKSIVNKQYNTPVGIYSDESIAETLSAQAEVLAGGVLGVNFKKNEKEYQADRSEVLKFLREEETGQSTPAFGKYEHDAPQQQPQQQYEQQQHQHQHQHQQQQQQHYYQQQQQLQQQQQQQQQQQSSATRHVSAPITNPNKPPSTGGLPTGQNICTECERLITGVFVRIKDKNLHVECFKCATCGTSLKNQGYYNFNNKLYCDIHAKQAALNNPPAGTEGYVPVPIKPNTKLSANTISSALSSHGYSGASNGYSNGSSAPAPAPVASPQAAAAATVAPPAPAATATPLIAPATVDSSPATIAVAATATPTPTATDNMSANVADEPSSIYGQINANAVAPGLAPISGGGDQPFEYVTLTGNVIRSVQAPGKGAGINYKVNQGFARPYGAAAPKSPVSYPPQQQQQSPRPAPGGNNPYATLPRSNVGQQEGESEELQPEFEEEDCYEVDIEAEMARSRQSQRGSSFTWPPPQDDSHLAPTAAPLYIPPPETQHVVVANPVQQVPPLPPGGATTRLDPQPPTCDGGNGAPPQWQSYSAPQLTTSNPRQMQAEQQESSSESYTSTSTTTTTTSEEYQRMYAAQIQAYQMQDMQSGSEFDYQVDYGSTQDSIQEYASGRRSAQECVDTLAAPLSTYKLIDMVREVTPSPVTTPVTTPAPISARRVVFNDEPEIKELPQIPIELETIPEAAEDREGLVIEQRCQILESERKFQPTPEIKIEIAPVRQIPPSKIPNPMPKEWINPMIRVLTTAPEVPFHLVECPFPRPCGDSFEAEAAAQAEAQAQDHAEPPLPPPVPAEAPAPVEPSPAPPLRESPPRGSRLTKAMITAPEFELKFAPSSDQGIPLPEETVPYMPPPIDMKPYLREDYRPKSPFVSALTTAPDRRFEGHFDRDVPIHLIDLPTPKEHLSMGDALVTAPDRGYTPLNPENATHRLDEEQKQQELKKREFQVLDHEEELGIRPEPPQSVEFYTTDRSQSRKSSAFAAMQAFQPSREPLSSASASGSVTNTPRDSIISALKEEPDLEYQKFCKAQQRNQKRLDYFHKKEEEFQQTFGLSQQELQQTQLLQLQRCVKADELQQQIQQITQKSQQQQQQQQQQQHSQVTQRSQQQQHQQLSQVNQKTLAETQSLQTRSSQSSSYSSSKATSSSNSSSTVPPQAYSAVIVPAPASAPAPAPALAPAPVPSIALPAPFSVNTSSNAYSSTTSKFDAHELIEETVEELEHSEVLFPPPSPLSHLTKQGKAVQSGLHKADNIPKYQRNWTVLPTQSPIRTPEPHELRENVPLAFVDAPKVPVTSDTSTVHRPIARAQVAVPPPSLTVPTTVVSLEKPQLSVPIIIEGDRAGPVTMAFQPLDEFVRPDQAQTPTRPYTPSMTQKPAPIVPFYQTEEKLCFDECPATHARNYDMGAASPFPDRARSPAPGPPPNPLSAIRAPRMKEPESNLLTVSGGAARLQTGSITTGQSYQGQLLAHSEQSTQSARQSFTQQPERVTEQRVGNLNIQQREQSSQLQQQSQSQSQSQTRSQVGNTQIERRRKVTEEFERTQSAKTIEIRTGSQSQSVSQSQAQSVQSQSESTERRSSYGKTGYVATQARRLSGLEQEITSLTSQSQAISARASTLGESCFPQLRSPTFDSKFPLKPAPAQSIVPGYGAPPASQAASKLVAPPPGFLQQQQFQQQQIQQQQQQRSAYSSVQQSSKTSTSSLSSSSAASASQSLTQASSAITTTTNNQATSAFRRTSNGSSIIKPNLASRPSIASITAPAPAPAPARAPNAVKAPIAPKSVIANVVQSAAAPPPAASAPAVFPPDLSDLNLNSNADGSAGPGGKSAGAFGATSAPKRGRGILNKAAAPGVRIPLCNSCNVQIRGPFITALGRIWCPDHFICVNGNCRRPLQDIGFVEEKGDLYCEYCFEKFLAPTCSNCAGKIKGDCLNAIGKHFHPECFTCGQCGKIFGNRPFFLEDGQAYCEADWNELFTTKCFACGFPVEAGDRWVEALNHNYHSQCFNCTFCKQNLEGQSFYNKGGRPFCKNHAR; this is encoded by the exons GTGAACGCGGGCAGCTTGTCCGAACAGGCCGGACTACAGCCCGGCGATGCGGTGATCAAGATCAACGACGTGGATGTCTTCAATTTCCGGCACAAGGACGCCCAGGACATTGTGGTGCGCTCCGGCAATAACTTTGTCATCACAGTGCAGCG CGGTGGCTCCACCTGGCGGCCACAAGTGACGCCCACTGGTAACGTGCCGCAGCCCAACTCGCCGTATCTGCAAACGGTGACGAAGACTTCTCTGGCTCACAAGCAGCAGGACAGCCAGCACATCGGCTGTGGTTACAACAACGCGGCTCGTCCCTTC GCCAACGGCGGCGACGGCGGCGTGAAGAGCATTGTCAATAAACAATACAACACCCCGGTTGGCATTTACAGCGATGAATCTATTGCGGAAACACTCTCGGCCCAGGCGGAGGTTTTGGCCGGCGGTGTGCTCGG CGTCAACTTCAAGAAGAACGAGAAGGAATACCAGGCCGACCGGTCTGAGGTCCTGAAGTTCCTGCGCGAAGAGGAGACTGGCCAGTCCACTCCAG CATTCGGCAAATACGAGCATGATGCACCTCAGCAAcagccacaacaacaatacgaacagcaacagcatcagcatcaacatcaacatcagcaacagcaacagcaacactactaccaacagcaacagcaactgcaacaacaacagcagcagcagcaacaacagcagtcGAGCGCCACTCGCCATGTCAGCGCCCCCATCACCAATCCCAATAAGCCCCCCAGCACCGGCGGACTCCCGACTGGCCAGAACATTTGCACCGAGTGCGAGCGCCTCATTAC TGGCGTCTTTGTGCGCATCAAGGATAAGAACCTGCACGTGGAGTGCTTCAAGTGTGCCACCTGCGGCACCTCGCTGAAGAACCAGGGCTACTACAACTTCAACAACAAGCTGTACTGCGACATCCACGCCAAGCAGGCCGCCCTGAACAACCCGCCCGCCGGAACCGAGGGCTACGTGCCCGTCCCCATCAAGCC CAACACCAAGCTGAGTGCCAACACCATCTCGTCGGCTTTGAGCTCGCACGGATATAGTGGTGCCTCGAATGGCTACTCCAACGGCAGCTCGGCACCAGCTCCGGCTCCG GTTGCAAGCCcccaagcagcagcagcagcaacagtagcaccgccagcaccagcagcaactgcaacacctCTCATTGCGCCAGCAACAGTTGATAGCTCGCCAGCAACAAtagcagtagcagcaacagcaacaccgaCACCAACAGCTACAGACAATATGTCGGCCAACGTGGCGGATGAGCCGTCTTCGATTTATGGCCAAATTAACGCCAACGCGGTGGCACCTGGCCTCGCCCCCATCAGTGGAGGCGGGGACCAGCCCTTTGAGTATGTGACGCTCACCGGCAACGTCATCCGCAGCGTGCAGGCCCCCGGAAAGGGGGCGGGCATCAACTACAAG GTCAACCAGGGCTTCGCTCGTCCCTATGGAGCCGCCGCCCCCAAGTCGCCGGTCTCGTACCCgccgcaacagcagcagcagtcgccCCGTCCCGCCCCCGGCGGCAACAACCCGTACGCCACTTTGCCCCGCAGCAATGTCGGCCAACAAG AGGGGGAATCTGAGGAGCTGCAGCCCGAGTTCGAGGAGGAAGACTGCTATGAGGTAGATATCGAGGCGGAAATGGCCCGCAGTCGGCAGTCACAGCGCGGCTCCAGCTTCACTTGGCCTCCGCCTCAGGACGATAGCCACCTGGCTCCCACCGCCGCCCCTCTATATATTCCCCCACCGGAAACGCAGCATGTGGTTGTCGCGAATCCCGTACAGCAAGTACCGCCCTTGCCACCTGGAGGCGCCACTACGCGCCTCGATCCGCAACCTCCGACATGCGACGGCGGCAACGGAGCTCCTCCCCAGTGGCAGAGCTACTCGGCGCCCCAACTAACCACCTCCAATCCCCGCCAGATGCAGGCGGAACAGCAGGAATCCAGCTCGGAGAGCTACACCTCGACTTCGACCACTACTACCACGACATCAGAAGAGTACCAGCGGATGTATGCGGCCCAAATCCAAGCCTACCAAATGCAGGATATGCAGTCGGGCTCGGAGTTCGACTACCAAGTGGACTACGGCAGCACCCAGGACTCCATCCAAGAGTACGCCTCGGGGAGGAGAAGTGCTCAGGAGTGTGTGGACACGCTGGCAGCTCCATTGAGCACCTACAAGCTCATCGACATGGTAAGGGAGGTGACACCCAGTCCTGTAACTACTCCCGTAACCACCCCCGCTCCCATTTCTGCTCGCCGCGTCGTTTTCAACGATGAGCCAGAGATTAAAGAGCTTCCTCAGATTCCCATTGAGCTGGAGACCATACCCGAGGCTGCCGAGGATCGTGAGGGCCTTGTGATTGAGCAGAGGTGCCAGATTCTCGAGAGCGAGCGAAAGTTCCAGCCCACCCCGGAGATCAAGATTGAAATTGCACCTGTGCGCCAGATACCGCCCTCGAAGATTCCCAATCCCATGCCCAAGGAGTGGATTAATCCCATGATCAGGGTGTTGACGACAGCTCCGGAAGTTCCCTTCCACTTGGTAGAATGCCCTTTTCCCAGGCCTTGTGGTGACAGTTTTGAGGCTGAGGCAGCCGCTCAAGCTGAAGCTCAAGCCCAAGACCATGCCGAGCCTCCACTACCTCCTCCTGTTCCTGCTGAAGCTCCAGCTCCCGTGGAGCCCTCACCCGCTCCGCCCCTGAGAGAGTCGCCTCCCCGTGGCTCCCGCCTAACCAAGGCCATGATCACTGCTCCCGAGTTCGAGCTGAAGTTCGCCCCTTCCTCCGATCAGGGCATTCCACTGCCTGAGGAAACGGTTCCCTACATGCCACCGCCGATTGATATGAAACCCTACTTGAGGGAGGACTACCGCCCCAAGTCGCCCTTTGTGAGTGCCCTGACCACTGCGCCCGATCGCCGCTTCGAGGGTCACTTTGACCGCGACGTGCCCATCCACCTGATCGACCTACCCACTCCCAAGGAGCATCTCAGTATGGGCGATGCCCTGGTCACCGCTCCGGACCGAGGCTACACCCCCCTCAACCCCGAAAATGCCACTCACCGATTGGACGAGGAGCAAAAACAACAGGAACTGAAGAAGCGTGAATTTCAGGTGCTGGACCACGAGGAGGAGCTAGGCATACGTCCCGAGCCGCCGCAGTCGGTGGAGTTCTATACGACGGACAGGAGCCAGAGCAGGAAGTCTTCGGCCTTTGCGGCCATGCAAGCATTCCAGCCTTCCCGGGAACCGCTGTCATCCGCATCCGCCTCCGGCAGTGTCACTAACACTCCCAGGGATTCGATTATCTCGGCGTTGAAGGAGGAGCCGGATCTGGAGTACCAGAAGTTCTGCAAGGCCCAGCAGCGTAACCAGAAGCGGCTCGACTATTTCCACAAGAAGGAGGAGGAATTCCAGCAGACCTTTGGCCTGAGCCAGCAGGAGCTGCAGCAGACTCAgttgttgcaactgcaacggtGTGTCAAGGCTGATGAGTTGCAGCAGCAGATTCAGCAAATCACTCAAAAGtcccaacaacagcagcaacagcaacagcaacaacagcactCCCAAGTAACCCAAAGatcccaacaacaacaacatcaacaactgTCCCAAGTTAACCAGAAAACCCTTGCTGAGACCCAATCCCTGCAGACCAGGAGCTCTCAAAGCTCCTCCTATAGTTCCTCCAAAGCGACTAGTTCCTCTAACTCCTCTTCCACAGTCCCACCTCAGGCTTACTCAGCTGTGATTGTGCCTGCACCTGCATCTGCACCTGCTCCAGCACCCGCTCTAGCACCTGCTCCTGTACCTTCAATAGCTCTCCCTGCTCCATTCTCTGTAAATACCAGTAGCAACGCCTACTCCTCCACCACCAGCAAGTTCGATGCCCATGAGCTTATCGAGGAGACTGTCGAGGAGCTCGAGCACTCGGAGGTCCTCTTTCCGCCGCCATCCCCATTGAGCCACCTCACCAAGCAGGGCAAAGCCGTACAGTCCGGCCTCCATAAGGCGGACAACATACCTAAATACCAACGCAACTGGACCGTGCTGCCCACCCAGAGTCCCATACGCACGCCGGAACCGCATGAGCTGCGCGAGAACGTGCCCTTGGCTTTTGTGGATGCCCCCAAGGTGCCGGTTACTAGCGATACCTCCACTGTACATAGACCCATAGCCAGGGCCCAGGTAGCAGTTCCCCCACCGTCGCTAACGGTGCCGACAACTGTGGTGTCTCTCGAGAAGCCCCAGCTGTCGGTTCCAATTATAATCGAGGGTGATCGCGCGGGTCCAGTAACGATGGCTTTTCAACCGCTAGACGAGTTCGTCCGTCCGGATCAGGCCCAGACGCCAACCCGGCCTTATACTCCTTCGATGACCCAGAAGCCGGCTCCGATAGTGCCCTTTTACCAGACCGAGGAGAAGCTGTGCTTCGACGAGTGTCCTGCTACCCATGCGCGGAACTACGATATGGGAGCCGCCTCCCCGTTTCCGGACAGAGCTCGGTCCCCAGCCCCAGGACCACCGCCGAATCCGCTCTCCGCCATCCGGGCTCCGCGGATGAAGGAGCCGGAGTCGAACTTGCTCACCGTCTCTGGAGGAGCCGCCCGCTTACAGACAGGCTCCATCACCACGGGCCAAAGCTACCAGGGACAACTGCTGGCCCACTCGGAGCAGTCCACCCAGTCGGCCAGGCAGAGCTTCACCCAGCAGCCGGAGCGCGTCACGGAACAGCGAGTTGGGAACCTGAACATCCAGCAGCGAGAGCAGTCCTCCCAGCTGCAACAGCAGTCCCAGAGCCAGTCGCAGAGCCAGACTCGCAGCCAAGTGGGCAACACGCAGATCGAGAGGCGTCGCAAGGTCACCGAAGAGTTTGAGCGGACCCAGAGTGCTAAGACTATAGAGATCCGGACTGGATCCCAGTCTCAGTCCGTTTCCCAGTCGCAGGCGCAGTCCGTGCAGAGTCAGTCAGAGTCCACGGAGAGGAGGTCATCGTACGGCAAAACAGGTTATGTGGCCACCCAGGCCCGTCGCCTTTCCGGCTTAGAGCAGGAGATCACCAGCTTGACCAGCCAGTCTCAAGCTATAAGTGCCCGGGCTTCCACTTTGGGGGAGAGCTGCTTCCCCCAGCTGCGATCACCCACATTTGACTCGAAGTTTCCCCTGAAGCCAGCGCCGGCACAGTCCATAGTGCCTGGCTACGGGGCACCACCTGCCAGCCAGGCAGCCAGCAAACTGGTGGCTCCTCCACCGGGTTTCCTACAACAACAGCAGTTCCAACAGCAGCagatacaacaacaacagcagcagcgatCCGCCTACTCATCTGTGCAGCAGAGTTCGAAAACATCCACCTCATCGCTCTCATCTTCATCTGCAGCATCTGCGTCGCAAAGCCTAACCCAAGCTTCCTCCGCTATTACTACCACCACTAATAACCAGGCCACCTCGGCCTTCCGGAGAACCAGCAATGGTAGCAGCATCATCAAGCCTAATCTGGCCTCGCGGCCTTCCATCGCTTCCATcacagctccagctccagcgcCTGCTCCAGCTCGGGCTCCCAACGCGGTTAAAGCTCCGATTGCCCCGAAGTCGGTGATTGCCAACGTGGTGCAATCCGCTGCTGCTCCGCCGCCTGCTGCCTCTGCGCCCGCTGTCTTTCCGCCAGATTTAAGCGATCTGAACCTGAACTCTAATGCCGATGGTTCTGCAGGTCCTGGAGGCAAGAGCGCCGGAGCCTTTGGAGCCACCTCAGCGCCCAAGCGCGGCCGAGGTATTCTCAACAAGGCCGCCGCACCCGGAGTGCGCATCCCACTGTGCAACAGCTGCAACGTCCAGATCAG AGGACCCTTCATCACGGCTCTGGGACGCATCTGGTGCCCGGACCACTTCATCTGCGTGAACGGCAATTGCCGTCGTCCGTTGCAGGATATCGGATTCGTTGAGGAGAAGGGCGACTTGTACTGCGAGTACTGCTTCGAAAAGTTTCTGGCGCCCACCTGCAGCAACTGCGCTGGCAAGATCAAG GGTGATTGTCTGAATGCCATCGGCAAGCACTTCCATCCGGAGTGCTTCACCTGCGGCCAGTGCGGCAAGATCTTCGGCAACAGGCCGTTCTTCCTGGAAGATGGCCAGGCCTACTGCGAGGCCGATTGGAACGAGCTGTTCACCACCAAGTGCTTCGCCTGTGGCTTCCCCGTGGAAGCTGGCGACAGATGGGTGGAGGCCCTGAACCACAACTACCATAGTCAGTGCTTCAACTGCACG TTCTGCAAACAGAACCTGGAGGGCCAGAGCTTCTACAACAAGGGCGGTCGTCCCTTCTGCAAGAACCATGCGCGCTAA
- the Zasp52 gene encoding PDZ and LIM domain protein Zasp isoform X19 — MFLLCLMFFWPSVRRLGVVRVLISLISRSALEEMAQPQLLQIKLSRFDAQPWGFRLQGGVDFAQPLLVQKVNAGSLSEQAGLQPGDAVIKINDVDVFNFRHKDAQDIVVRSGNNFVITVQRGGSTWRPQVTPTGNVPQPNSPYLQTVTKTSLAHKQQDSQHIGCGYNNAARPFANGGDGGVKSIVNKQYNTPVGIYSDESIAETLSAQAEVLAGGVLGVNFKKNEKEYQADRSEVLKFLREEETGQSTPAFGKYEHDAPQQQPQQQYEQQQHQHQHQHQQQQQQHYYQQQQQLQQQQQQQQQQQSSATRHVSAPITNPNKPPSTGGLPTGQNICTECERLITGVFVRIKDKNLHVECFKCATCGTSLKNQGYYNFNNKLYCDIHAKQAALNNPPAGTEGYVPVPIKPNTKLSANTISSALSSHGYSGASNGYSNGSSAPAPAPVNQGFARPYGAAAPKSPVSYPPQQQQQSPRPAPGGNNPYATLPRSNVGQQGPGGKSAGAFGATSAPKRGRGILNKAAAPGVRIPLCNSCNVQIRGPFITALGRIWCPDHFICVNGNCRRPLQDIGFVEEKGDLYCEYCFEKFLAPTCSNCAGKIKGDCLNAIGKHFHPECFTCGQCGKIFGNRPFFLEDGQAYCEADWNELFTTKCFACGFPVEAGDRWVEALNHNYHSQCFNCTFCKQNLEGQSFYNKGGRPFCKNHAR, encoded by the exons GTGAACGCGGGCAGCTTGTCCGAACAGGCCGGACTACAGCCCGGCGATGCGGTGATCAAGATCAACGACGTGGATGTCTTCAATTTCCGGCACAAGGACGCCCAGGACATTGTGGTGCGCTCCGGCAATAACTTTGTCATCACAGTGCAGCG CGGTGGCTCCACCTGGCGGCCACAAGTGACGCCCACTGGTAACGTGCCGCAGCCCAACTCGCCGTATCTGCAAACGGTGACGAAGACTTCTCTGGCTCACAAGCAGCAGGACAGCCAGCACATCGGCTGTGGTTACAACAACGCGGCTCGTCCCTTC GCCAACGGCGGCGACGGCGGCGTGAAGAGCATTGTCAATAAACAATACAACACCCCGGTTGGCATTTACAGCGATGAATCTATTGCGGAAACACTCTCGGCCCAGGCGGAGGTTTTGGCCGGCGGTGTGCTCGG CGTCAACTTCAAGAAGAACGAGAAGGAATACCAGGCCGACCGGTCTGAGGTCCTGAAGTTCCTGCGCGAAGAGGAGACTGGCCAGTCCACTCCAG CATTCGGCAAATACGAGCATGATGCACCTCAGCAAcagccacaacaacaatacgaacagcaacagcatcagcatcaacatcaacatcagcaacagcaacagcaacactactaccaacagcaacagcaactgcaacaacaacagcagcagcagcaacaacagcagtcGAGCGCCACTCGCCATGTCAGCGCCCCCATCACCAATCCCAATAAGCCCCCCAGCACCGGCGGACTCCCGACTGGCCAGAACATTTGCACCGAGTGCGAGCGCCTCATTAC TGGCGTCTTTGTGCGCATCAAGGATAAGAACCTGCACGTGGAGTGCTTCAAGTGTGCCACCTGCGGCACCTCGCTGAAGAACCAGGGCTACTACAACTTCAACAACAAGCTGTACTGCGACATCCACGCCAAGCAGGCCGCCCTGAACAACCCGCCCGCCGGAACCGAGGGCTACGTGCCCGTCCCCATCAAGCC CAACACCAAGCTGAGTGCCAACACCATCTCGTCGGCTTTGAGCTCGCACGGATATAGTGGTGCCTCGAATGGCTACTCCAACGGCAGCTCGGCACCAGCTCCGGCTCCG GTCAACCAGGGCTTCGCTCGTCCCTATGGAGCCGCCGCCCCCAAGTCGCCGGTCTCGTACCCgccgcaacagcagcagcagtcgccCCGTCCCGCCCCCGGCGGCAACAACCCGTACGCCACTTTGCCCCGCAGCAATGTCGGCCAACAAG GTCCTGGAGGCAAGAGCGCCGGAGCCTTTGGAGCCACCTCAGCGCCCAAGCGCGGCCGAGGTATTCTCAACAAGGCCGCCGCACCCGGAGTGCGCATCCCACTGTGCAACAGCTGCAACGTCCAGATCAG AGGACCCTTCATCACGGCTCTGGGACGCATCTGGTGCCCGGACCACTTCATCTGCGTGAACGGCAATTGCCGTCGTCCGTTGCAGGATATCGGATTCGTTGAGGAGAAGGGCGACTTGTACTGCGAGTACTGCTTCGAAAAGTTTCTGGCGCCCACCTGCAGCAACTGCGCTGGCAAGATCAAG GGTGATTGTCTGAATGCCATCGGCAAGCACTTCCATCCGGAGTGCTTCACCTGCGGCCAGTGCGGCAAGATCTTCGGCAACAGGCCGTTCTTCCTGGAAGATGGCCAGGCCTACTGCGAGGCCGATTGGAACGAGCTGTTCACCACCAAGTGCTTCGCCTGTGGCTTCCCCGTGGAAGCTGGCGACAGATGGGTGGAGGCCCTGAACCACAACTACCATAGTCAGTGCTTCAACTGCACG TTCTGCAAACAGAACCTGGAGGGCCAGAGCTTCTACAACAAGGGCGGTCGTCCCTTCTGCAAGAACCATGCGCGCTAA
- the Zasp52 gene encoding PDZ and LIM domain protein Zasp isoform X18 produces the protein MFLLCLMFFWPSVRRLGVVRVLISLISRSALEEMAQPQLLQIKLSRFDAQPWGFRLQGGVDFAQPLLVQKVNAGSLSEQAGLQPGDAVIKINDVDVFNFRHKDAQDIVVRSGNNFVITVQRGGSTWRPQVTPTGNVPQPNSPYLQTVTKTSLAHKQQDSQHIGCGYNNAARPFANGGDGGVKSIVNKQYNTPVGIYSDESIAETLSAQAEVLAGGVLGVNFKKNEKEYQADRSEVLKFLREEETGQSTPAFGKYEHDAPQQQPQQQYEQQQHQHQHQHQQQQQQHYYQQQQQLQQQQQQQQQQQSSATRHVSAPITNPNKPPSTGGLPTGQNICTECERLITGVFVRIKDKNLHVECFKCATCGTSLKNQGYYNFNNKLYCDIHAKQAALNNPPAGTEGYVPVPIKPNTKLSANTISSALSSHGYSGASNGYSNGSSAPAPAPVNQGFARPYGAAAPKSPVSYPPQQQQQSPRPAPGGNNPYATLPRSNVGQQGRNVNVRYQPQQQQHQQQQQQQQYNAQQKLKQQYRNSYPLGSNYNTPSQSPYITGSINNNNNNNNYSTYNNNNVYRGPGGKSAGAFGATSAPKRGRGILNKAAAPGVRIPLCNSCNVQIRGPFITALGRIWCPDHFICVNGNCRRPLQDIGFVEEKGDLYCEYCFEKFLAPTCSNCAGKIKGDCLNAIGKHFHPECFTCGQCGKIFGNRPFFLEDGQAYCEADWNELFTTKCFACGFPVEAGDRWVEALNHNYHSQCFNCTFCKQNLEGQSFYNKGGRPFCKNHAR, from the exons GTGAACGCGGGCAGCTTGTCCGAACAGGCCGGACTACAGCCCGGCGATGCGGTGATCAAGATCAACGACGTGGATGTCTTCAATTTCCGGCACAAGGACGCCCAGGACATTGTGGTGCGCTCCGGCAATAACTTTGTCATCACAGTGCAGCG CGGTGGCTCCACCTGGCGGCCACAAGTGACGCCCACTGGTAACGTGCCGCAGCCCAACTCGCCGTATCTGCAAACGGTGACGAAGACTTCTCTGGCTCACAAGCAGCAGGACAGCCAGCACATCGGCTGTGGTTACAACAACGCGGCTCGTCCCTTC GCCAACGGCGGCGACGGCGGCGTGAAGAGCATTGTCAATAAACAATACAACACCCCGGTTGGCATTTACAGCGATGAATCTATTGCGGAAACACTCTCGGCCCAGGCGGAGGTTTTGGCCGGCGGTGTGCTCGG CGTCAACTTCAAGAAGAACGAGAAGGAATACCAGGCCGACCGGTCTGAGGTCCTGAAGTTCCTGCGCGAAGAGGAGACTGGCCAGTCCACTCCAG CATTCGGCAAATACGAGCATGATGCACCTCAGCAAcagccacaacaacaatacgaacagcaacagcatcagcatcaacatcaacatcagcaacagcaacagcaacactactaccaacagcaacagcaactgcaacaacaacagcagcagcagcaacaacagcagtcGAGCGCCACTCGCCATGTCAGCGCCCCCATCACCAATCCCAATAAGCCCCCCAGCACCGGCGGACTCCCGACTGGCCAGAACATTTGCACCGAGTGCGAGCGCCTCATTAC TGGCGTCTTTGTGCGCATCAAGGATAAGAACCTGCACGTGGAGTGCTTCAAGTGTGCCACCTGCGGCACCTCGCTGAAGAACCAGGGCTACTACAACTTCAACAACAAGCTGTACTGCGACATCCACGCCAAGCAGGCCGCCCTGAACAACCCGCCCGCCGGAACCGAGGGCTACGTGCCCGTCCCCATCAAGCC CAACACCAAGCTGAGTGCCAACACCATCTCGTCGGCTTTGAGCTCGCACGGATATAGTGGTGCCTCGAATGGCTACTCCAACGGCAGCTCGGCACCAGCTCCGGCTCCG GTCAACCAGGGCTTCGCTCGTCCCTATGGAGCCGCCGCCCCCAAGTCGCCGGTCTCGTACCCgccgcaacagcagcagcagtcgccCCGTCCCGCCCCCGGCGGCAACAACCCGTACGCCACTTTGCCCCGCAGCAATGTCGGCCAACAAG GCCGTAATGTGAATGTGAGGTACCagccacagcaacagcaacaccagcagcagcagcaacagcagcagtacAACGCTCAGCAGAAGCTAAAGCAGCAGTATAGGAACTCTTACCCCTTGGGATCTAATTATAACACCCCGAGTCAGTCCCCCTACATCACAGGcagcatcaacaacaacaacaacaacaacaactatagCACctacaacaataacaatgtCTATCGAG GTCCTGGAGGCAAGAGCGCCGGAGCCTTTGGAGCCACCTCAGCGCCCAAGCGCGGCCGAGGTATTCTCAACAAGGCCGCCGCACCCGGAGTGCGCATCCCACTGTGCAACAGCTGCAACGTCCAGATCAG AGGACCCTTCATCACGGCTCTGGGACGCATCTGGTGCCCGGACCACTTCATCTGCGTGAACGGCAATTGCCGTCGTCCGTTGCAGGATATCGGATTCGTTGAGGAGAAGGGCGACTTGTACTGCGAGTACTGCTTCGAAAAGTTTCTGGCGCCCACCTGCAGCAACTGCGCTGGCAAGATCAAG GGTGATTGTCTGAATGCCATCGGCAAGCACTTCCATCCGGAGTGCTTCACCTGCGGCCAGTGCGGCAAGATCTTCGGCAACAGGCCGTTCTTCCTGGAAGATGGCCAGGCCTACTGCGAGGCCGATTGGAACGAGCTGTTCACCACCAAGTGCTTCGCCTGTGGCTTCCCCGTGGAAGCTGGCGACAGATGGGTGGAGGCCCTGAACCACAACTACCATAGTCAGTGCTTCAACTGCACG TTCTGCAAACAGAACCTGGAGGGCCAGAGCTTCTACAACAAGGGCGGTCGTCCCTTCTGCAAGAACCATGCGCGCTAA